The DNA sequence GCCCTGCGCCTGCTGGTCCGTCTGGATCTTCGTCTTGCCCTGGGCCTGCTGGTCCGTGGTGGTGCCGGCCTTGCCCTGGGCCTGCTCCTCTGTCTTGGCCTTGGTCTTGTCCTGAACCTGCTGATCAGTCTGGGACTTGGTGCCCTGTGCCTGCTCCTTCATCTTCGAGCCCTTCTGGCAGTTGGTCGTGCCGGAAGCGCAATTTGTGTCCGCTCCTGATTGGCTATCGGCGGGCTGCTGCGTCTGAGCCATCGCCGTCCCGCAGCCTAGCCCGATCGCCAGCATGCTGGTAATGAGAACATGTTTCATAGGAAATCTCCTTCGGAGAGTTCGTCCCTTCAAGGGGTAAAACTTCGGCCAAAAAAGATTGTTCCGAACTGGCTGCGTTAATGCACCGCTCCCGATGGGACCCCGAGATCGATCTTCACGGTCTTACTTCACGCCGATACCGGCGGTGAGGCCGCCATCTATCTTGTAGTCGGCGCCTGTGCAGAAGCCGGCCTTCGACGAGCACAGGAAAGCGATGAGTTCCGCCACTTCCTCCGGTTCGCCGATGCGGCCGAGCGGATGGGCCGCGCCGAAGCGCCTGTAGGCCTCTTCCACGTCGGCATCGCTGCCGCCGTCGTCACGCGCGGCCTTTTCGAGGATCGGTGTGCGGATCGAGCCCGGGCTGACCGAATTGACCCTTATGCCGGACGCGGCATAGTCGAGTGCCAGCGAACGCGTCAGCGTATGAATGGCGCCCTTGGTCGTGGCATAGGCGGCAACGTTCTGCTGACAGGCGAAACCCTGCACCGAAGCGACGTTGACGATGGCGCCGCCGCCACGCTTGATCATTTCCGGGATGCCGAAATGGGCGGTCAGATAGATCGAGCCGACATTGATCGTCATAGCCCGGTTCCACGTTTCCCAGTCGGTTGTCGTCGCCGTTCCGTAGGGATGCACCGCCGCCGAATTGACGATGACGTCTATGCCGCCGAATTTCGCCACGCCGGCCACGACCGCGTCGCGAACCTGCTCGGAAACGGAGACGTCAACCGTTTGCACCAGCGCATCGGCTCCGGACTTGGCGAGGCTTTCCCGCATGGCGGCGTTGGCCGCGCTGTCGATCCCGCAGGCGACGATCGCGGCGCCCCCAGCCGCCAGGCGTTTGGCGGCTGCCAGGCCGATACCGGTCGTTCCTGTCACCAATGCCACCTTGCCGTCAAAATCCTTCATCGCGGAAGCTCCTTCATTGCTATCGAAACCGGCTCTCAGTTTGACACTCATCGTGGTCAAACAATAGGTTGCCCGTCTCTCGCAGAAAGGAAGTGGCCATGGAACAGTGTTGGCGTTGGTACGGTCCCGATGATCCGGTGACGCTTGAACATGTCAAACAGGCTGGCGCCACCGGCGTGGTTTCAGCGCTTCACCATATCTATGATGGCAGGGCCTGGCCTGAGGCCGATGTGCTCGAACGCAAGCGCATCATCGAGGCGGCTGGGTTGACCTGGTCGGTCGTCGAGAGCATTCCGGTTCACAATTCCTTCAAGATCGGCGCGCCGGAGCGCGAGCGCTATGCCGGCTATTATCGCGACAGCATCCGCGCGCTCGCGAAGGCCGGAATCCAGACGATCTGCTATAATTTCATGCCTGTGGTCGACTGGACTCGCACCGACCTGGCCTACCGGCTGCCGACGACCGGTTATGCCTTGCGCTTCGACGCCATCGACTTCGCTGCCTATGATCTCTTTGTCTTGCAGCGCAAGAACGGCGCGGCAAGCTATACGCCGTCACGTATTGCCCAGGCCGAGGAGCGCCTGAAGGCGCTGACACCGGAGCAGATCGGCCAGATCGAGCGCAATCTGATCGCCGGCCTGCCGGCTACGGAGCGTAGCTATAACAGGGACAGTTTCCGCGAGGCGCTGGCGGAATACGACGCGATTGGGCCTAAGGAACTGCGCGACAATCTTGCCTGGTTCCTGCGCGAGATCATCCCGGCGGCCGAAGAGGCGGGTGTGCGTATGTGCATCCACCCCGACGATCCGCCCTTCTCGCTTTATGGCCTGCCGCGCGTCGTTTCGACGGCCGAGGATGCGCGTTTCATCCTCGAGACGGTCGACAGCCCGGCCAATGGTTTGACGTTCTGCACCGGCTCCTACGGTACGCGCGCCGACAACGACATTGTCGCCATGGTCAAGGAATTCGCCGACCGCATCCATTTCGTCCATCTGCGCAACATCACCATCGAGGAGGACGGTTCGTTCTACGAGGCCGAGCATCTCGAGGGCGGCACCGACATGGCGCATGTCATCCTCGCTTTGATGCAGGAAGAGAAGCGCCGTCGCGGAGAAGGCCGAGCCGACTGGCAAATTCCGATGCGACCCGATCATGGCCATCTGCTTGCCGACGACATCGGCAAGAAGAAGATCAACCCCGGCTATTCGCTCATCGGCCGGCTGAAAGGCCTCGCGGAACTGCGCGGCATCATGCGTGCGGTGGAGCGGTTCGGGCTGGCCTGAAGTCATCGGGCGGCAAGCTATCGTTTGCGATCTTTCGCCGAAATGTCGCGACAGGTCTGAGCGAGCGCTTCGCTTCGTCCGGCATTCGCGTGCCCTAGCCACCCGATTGTCGATGAAGCCAGGGCTGCCCTACGACGAGAAGCGGCCTCGACGGGTGGTCAACAATTTCATCGAGCTGGCACGCAAATTTTCGAGGTCGGTCGTGTAGTGCTCGTCGGCGCACTTCATGCTTGGCCAGTGTCCGATGAAAGCGGGCGACTTTCGCGCCACTGGGACCAGCCATCGGCGCGGGGCACGCTTATGAAAAAAGGACAGTCCTTTGACGATCTTCCCTTTCACCGAAGCCAGTCCGATCCAGTTCCAGGCGCCGCTGCCGAAGACGTCGGATGTGGTCATTGTCGGCGGTGGCATCATCGGCGTGACCGCGGCTTTGTTCCTGGCCCGTCGCAACATACCGGTGACCTTGCTGGAGAAGGGACGCATCGCCGCGGAGCAGTCCTCGCGCAACTGGGGCTGGATTCGCCAGCAGGGCCGCGACGCGGACGAATTGCCCATCGTCATCGAAGCGCAGCGTCTCTGGCGCCAACTGGCCGAGGAGTGCGGCGAGGACATAGGCTTGACGCAGACGGGCGTGACCTATCTTGCGCGGACCGACAAGGAGATGGCCGGTTTCGCCAAGTTCCTGAAGATCGCCGAGGCCCATGGCGTCGACACGCGCCTCCTCGACCAGGGCGAGACCGCCAAGCTGATCCCGGCCATGTCGCGCCCGTTCAAGGGCGCCATGACCACGCCGTCGGACATGCGTGCCGAGCCCTGGGTCGCCGTGCCGGCGCTTGCCCGCCTGGCCGCTCGCCAGGGTGTCACAATCATCGAGAACTGTGCGGCACGCATGCTCGACATCTCAGCAGGGCGCATCAGCGGTGTCTGGACCGAACGAGGCCGCATCGCCACCTCGAACGTGCTTGTCGCCAGCGGCGCCTGGACGTCGCTGTTCCTGCGCGCGCATGGCGTCTCGATCCCGCAGCTCAGTGTCCGCACGACCGTCGCGGCGACCGCGCCTATGCCAGAAATCCATGCCGGCGCTGCCGCGGACGAACGCATCGCCTTCCGGCGTAGAAAGGACGGCGGGTACACGCTCGCGGCGGGAGGCAGCCACCTGCTCTATGTCGGGCCGGATGCATTGCGTCACGCACCGAAATACCTGCCTGCCCTGAAGGCAAATCCTTTCGGCACGCGCTACCTGCCGGCGGCGCCGCGTGCATATCCGGACAGCTGGTCCACCCCGCGCAAATGGGATGCCGACAAGGAAAGCCCGTTCGAACGCATGCGCGTTCTCAATCCTGCCCCGGAACCCAGGGCCCTTCGCGCCATCGATCATGGGTTCAAGGCGCTTTTTCCGCAATTCGAGGCGGTGCCGCTCAGGGCAAGCTGGGCCGGCATGATAGATGCGATGCCGGATGTCGTGCCTGTGGTCGATCGCGCCGTGACGGTCGATGGCCTCGTCATCGCCACCGGGATGAGCGGCCATGGCTTCGGCATAGGGCCTGGCATGGGCCGCGTCCTGTCCGACTTGATCCAGGGCAACGAGACTGGGCACAACCTTCACAGGTTCCGTCAATCCCGGTTCAGCGACGGCAGCCCTATCCGGATGGGACCATCGCTTTAGGCGAAATTGCCCTGACGCCGGTTGGGGCGGCAGGTCAGGTCGGGCGACCTGATTGTAAGCTTTCGAGAGGTTGTCCATTTGGACCGGACCGTTCCCCGCTCACGCGAGCGCCGCGCTGATGGCGAGAAGCGCGGCTTGCCGACCTGCGCCGTGGTCGCGGCGTCACCTCCGCACCGGCTGAGATGCCTCCGTCTCGTGCGCCGGCAGCGCCGCCGCCAGCCGGTCCGCCCATTCCTTGATGCCCGACCGTGTCGACAACAAGTCCTGCCTGATCTCGACAAGGACGGCGGGGATGCCGCGATCATCGCCATGGATGGGTACGGCGTAGTCGGCATCGCGGCTGATCACATAGGGTACGTTGGCCGCGACGTTGAGTGCGGCGTCGGTGCGCAGGCCCGAAAGGATCGCCGCTGCGAGATCGGCTGCATGACCATGCAGCACACCCGCATGCCAAGGCCTGGCGACACCCAGGAACACCGGTGTGAAGGAATGGATCGTCACGATCCGCGTCGGCCGGCCCTCGGCCACACGGCGATCGAGGTGCGCGGCCACCCGCTCATGGAACGGCGAAAACATGATTTCCGCGCGCCGGTCTCGTTCCGCTCCGTCGACGCCGGCATTGCCGGGAATGTCAGTGTCTTCCGACAGCACCGGAATGCTGCCCAGGCTGCCCAGTGGCCGGTTGAGATCGATCAGCAGTCGGGAATAGCCGCTGAGAAAGGCCGCTGCATCAAGCCGTGCCGATAACAGGCGCGTCACCTCCGCGGCGCCGATGTCCCATGCGATGTGGCGCTGCAGATGACTGGCATCGAGCCCGAGCCGGCGGTACTCCGCCGGCATATGGTTGGACGCATGCTCGCACAGCAGCACGATCTCGCAACGGCCATGCTCGTTGAGCACCTCGACGGCTTCGGGCCAATCTTCTTGGGGGCGCGAGCTTTTTTCGGCCTGCGCAGTCATCAATAAAGCGTCCGGTAGAGATCGCAGATGGCAGCTGGATCAAGGCCTGCCAGGCGCTCGGCTTCATGCTGCTTCAACCCGACGAAGGTCTCGATGAAGATCGGGGCGAACCATCCCGTAACGGTCTTGTCGGCCAGGAGCGCATCCAGTGCCGCCGGCAAGGTCTCGGGAAGCCGCACCAGACCGAGTTCCGCCCGTTCCGTCTCGCTCATCAGCGTCGGGTCGCCAGTGACCAGCGGCGGTGATGGCAAGTCCGCCTTCAGCCCCTCCAGCCCGGCGCGGATGATCGCCGCCAGCGACAGATAGGGATTGCCGGTTGCGTCGGCCGCCCGGTACTCGACATTATACTGCCGTGCCGGATCGCGTCCGCCGATCGTCACCGTCGGACAGATGCGGAGCGACGCCTCGCGGTCGCGGTCGGCGAGCCAGGTGTAGGACGAACTCCAACTGTGCGGCTTAAGGCGATAGAAGGACGACACGCTCGACGCCGTCATGGCGGTCATGGCGGGCAGATGGCGCAGCACGCCGGCGCAGAAGGCGCCAGCCTTGGCGGACAGGCCGCCGGGACGCGCCGGATCGTAAGTTGCCGGCTTGCCGGCTTCGTCGACGAAGCTGAAATGGATGTGCACGCCGTTGCCGACGGCATCCGGGGCGACCTTGGGCGCGAAGCTCGCGCGCCAGCCGGCATTGCGTGCCACTTCGCGCGTGATTTCGCGGATCGCGACGGCGCGATCTGCTGCCGTGAGCGCATCGGCCGGCTCGTGCGTCACTTCGAATTGCTCACTGCCGAATTCGGCGATGACCACTTCGGGGCCGACACCTGCCTCTTCGAGTGCCGCCATCAGATTGGGGGCGAACGGGTCGGTGCGGCGCAGGGCGGCAAAGGACATCGAATGTGCCGGCGCGAAGCTGCCGCCGGCAATGTTGAATTCGTGCTCGAAGGCGGCGATAACGGAAAGGCCGGTGGCCGCCTTCAATTCCGCCAGCGCATCCCGGAGCATGGTCCGCGTGCAGCCAAGCCACGGGCTGCCATCGAGCTCGACGATGTCGCCGGCCACCATGTCGAAGGGCGTCGCCGATCCCGTCCGCTCGGTGCGGAAGCGCGCCTTGAGATCCGGGATCAGCCGAAGGTCACCGGACGAACCCCAGGGATTGGGATCGACGATCGAATTGAACGGCGTCATCGACAGATTGGCCTGCAGCCAGCCGACCCCTGTCGCGGCGGTCTTTTGCAATCTACTTTCGACCACGAAGCGGCCCCGCGTAATGGCGGAGAGATCCGTGGTGACGACGGCGACGAGAGGCTCCACGGCAGATGTCATGCCTTTTTTCCCAGAGCGTTGAAGCGGTCGACGACGGTGTCGGTGTCCGTGACCCAGCAATAGCCGCCAAAGGCCTTCAGCGCGATGTCGTGGCGCTCCTGGGTAATGGTGGCGCAGGCATCCGATACGCAGGTGACGAGATAGCCGCGGTCGGCGCCGTCGCGCACTGTCATGTCGACGCACTGGTCGGTCAGCACGCCGACCACGACGAGATAGCGGATGCCAAGGTTTTTCAGCAGGTAGTCGACATTGGTCGAGTTGAAGATGCCCGACGAGGTTTTCGGCAGCATGATCTCGTCGCCGACCGGCCCCAGCGATGGCACTGGCAGGCCTTCGGGGAGGCTGGGCGCAACATGGATCGGCGTCAGCTTGTGGTCAAGCGAGCGGTCGCGGCCGTCTTCGGTCAGGCTCTGGATGATGGTGTGCAGCACTTCGACGCCATTGGCCCTCGCCGCCGCCAGCAGGCGCTCCTGGTTGGGGATCGTCTGCGAGCATGTCTGCCGGTAGAAATAATGATCGGGTCCGCGTTCTGGATGCGAAGGATCGGCACCCGGCTCCAGCCAGATGCGTTGCATGTCGACCAGCAGCAGCGCTGTCTCGCCGGTACGAAAAGCTTCGTCTCGCTTGGGTAGGGCTTGGGTCATGCCTTCTCGTCCTGCTTTGCTGCTTTGGGTCCAGGTATCTTGCGCGGTCCTGATGTCTTGCGCATGCCGCTCCCTTCCGCATCGCTGTCGAGCGTCACCGCATTGGCGTGCCGCACTTTCTCGATCCTCTCGATGCGAGCCCGAGCGTCGTCGCCCAGCGTCGAAACGATCTGGGCCGTCAGCGCCTCCATCTGTGCGATCGCCGGCGCCAGCGTGTCATAGGGCGAGGCGACTTCGAGCGGGCTGACGATCGTGACTTCGGCAAGGTCCGATATCGGCGACAGCCATTGGTCGGTGAACAGAAGAATGCGTACATCGAGCGCGGCGGCTTGGCGCGTATAGGCCATCACGTCCAACTGGTAGCGGCGATAGTCGAAGACGACGAGCACGTCGCGACGGCCGAGGTCGGCCAGCGTGTCGAACGCCTGCGGAGAGAGCACGCCGAGATCGCGGACCCCGGTGCGGAACTGCACGAGATATCCAGCCAGCATCCCGGCGATGTGGCGGCTGAACCGGCCGCCGACCAACAAGATTTCGCCCTTGGCCTCCATCAAAAGGCGGGCGGCACGCTCGTAGGTCTGGACCGGTGTCGCCGCAGTGGCTTTCTGCAGGGCCGTGGTAACGGAATCGAGATAGGCAAGCACCGCGCTGTCACTGGAACCGCTTTGCCGCTTGGTCTCCATCATCAACAGCGGCGAATGCAGCCTGGCCTCGACCTCGGCGAGCAGCTTTGCCTGAAAGTCCGGGAACCCTTCATAGCCGAGCTTGACGACCAGCCGGACAACGGTGGGATCGCTGACGCCGGCGCGTCGCGCAAGCGACGATGCGGTACCGAGGCCCGAGGTCGGGAAGTCCGTCAGCAGCAGCCTGACGATCTTCTCTTCCGACGGCGTCAGCGCCAGATCCCCGCGCATCAGAACATCGCGTATCGCCATAGGCCTCCCCTGAAATATATGCTGTGTTGAGTTTATTTCAGATATTTTAATTATGGTCAATAATGAAGAGATATTGACATACTTCCGAGACTGGCGACAATGATGAAGGCACACAACCCGCATCGCCAGAACTGACTGGTGTACCGGCAAGGAACAAATGATACCCAATCTCAACATCGTGCCGTTCGTCAGCGTCGACAATATGATGAAGCTCGTGCTCAGGATCGGCGTCGAGCGGTTCCTGGTTGAGCTCGCCGGCTATATCGAGGACGACTTCCGCCGCTGGGAGCTGTTCGACAAGACCCCCCGCGTCGCTTCGCACAGCGCCGAGGGCGTTATCGAGCTGATGCCGACCAGCGACGGCGAGGTCTATGGTTTCAAATACGTCAACGGTCATCCCAAGAACATGCGCGAGGGCCGCCAGACCGTGACTGCCTTCGGCATGCTGGCCGACGTCCACAACGGCTATCCCGTGTTGCTGTCCGAGATGACCATTCTGACCGCACTGCGCACGGCGGCCATGTCAGCCCTTGCCGCGAAGCACTTGGCGCCGGCCGAGTCCCGCTGCATGGCGCTGATAGGCAACGGCGCCCAGGCTGAGTTCCAGGCGCTGGCCTTCAAGGCACTGCTCGGCGTCGACAGGCTGCGGCTTTACGACATCGACCGTTCGGCAACACAGAAATGCATTCGCAATCTCGCCGGCCTCGGCTTCGACATGACGGCCTGCACGAGCGCGCAGGAAGCGGTCGAGGGTGCGGACATCATCACCACCGTCACCGCCGACAAGCAGTATGCCACCATACTGACCGACAACATGGTCGGCTCGGGCGTGCATATCAACGCGGTTGGCGGCGACTGCCCCGGCAAGACCGAACTGCACCGCGACATCCTGCTGCGCTCCGACATTTTCGTCGAATACCCGCCGCAGACCCGCATCGAAGGCGAGATCCAGCAGCTCGCGCCGGGTCATCGGGTGACCGAGCTGTGGCAGGTGGTCACCGGCGCCGTTGAGGGCCGGCGCGACGCCGGCCAGATCACGCTGTTCGATTCGGTGGGCTTCGCCATCGAGGACTTTTCGGCATTGCGCTATGTCAGGGATCAACTGAGATCGACCGGCCTCTACCAGGAGCTCGACATGCTCGCCGACCCCGACGAGCCACGCGACCTGTTCGGCATGCTGCTCAGGGCAGCCCAATAGCGTGGAGGTCGCGCGCCTGCTGGCGGTCCGTATCGCCCGGAATGATCGCGGTCATTGTCAGCTTGCCGGCGCGCGCGCAAAAATTGTTCATCGCGGCGGCCTCGAAGGGCCGATCGTTTCTTTCTTGGCAATCTGGAGTCAATGAGACTTGCAGGCATTGCCGGCGGGTGTGACCGCCGAAAAGTGCACGCCTGTCCAACAGTCCTGGTTTGCGGACGATAACATCCGCACAAAGCCGGGAAAGGAGCCTGATATGCCCAGAATAGTACCCGTGCTCGACTTGAGCCGCTTTGAACAAGGCGCGTCGGAACGCCGGACATTTCTGGCGGATCTGCGTTCCGCGTCGCGCGACATCGGCTTTTTCTACCTGGCCGGACATGGCATTTCGTGGGCGGAAATCAGTGAAGTGCTCACCGCGTCGCGCCGCTTCTTTGCCTTGGCCGAGGCCAACAAGCTCGCGATCGAAATGGTGAAATCCCCGCAGTTCCGTGGCTATACCCGCGCCGGCGGCGAGCTGACCAAGGGCAAGGCCGATTGGCGCGAACAGCTCGACATCGGCGTCGAGCGTCAGCCCATAGCGCAAGGGCCAGGAATTCCCGCCTGGACCCGGCTGCAGGGGCCGAACCAGTGGCCCGCTGCGTTGCCGGAACTCAAACCCGCCCTGCTGGCATGGCAGGCCAAGGCAACAGCAGTGGCCATCAGGCTGTTAAAAGCCTTCGCGCTGTCGCTCGATCAAGCCGAGGACGCTTTCGACCCGATCTACCGCGAGCAGCCAAACCACCGCATGAAAATCGTGCGCTATCCCGGCCGAGAGGCGACCGGCGATGACCAGGGTGTCGGCGCGCACAAGGATGGCGGTTTCCTGACGCTGTTGCTTCAGGATGACAATAAGGGGTTGCAGGTCGACTATGACGGAAGCTGGGTGGATGTGGACCCCATTCCCGGTACGCTCGTCGTCAACATCGGCGAATTGCTCGAACTGGCCTCAAACGGCTATTTGCGGGCGACCGTGCATCGTGTCGTGACGCCGGCGGCCGGCATTGAACGCATTTCGGTGCCGTTCTTCTTCAGCGCCAGGCTCGATGCGACGATACCGCTGCTTAGCCTTTCCGAGGATCTGGCGGCGCAGGCGCGCGGGCCGGCCAGCGATCCGGACAATCCGCTGTTTCGCGATGTCGGAACCAATGTGCTGAAAAGCCGGCTACGCTCGCATCCCGACGTCGCTCGGCGCCATTATGTGGATCTGCTCGAGCCGGAAAGCCGGGCCGGCTGAGTCTTGGACGAGAAAGAACGGGATTTTTGCCATCCTGACCGATTCTTAGAAAATCATTCGTCGTATTCGTCGGGGAATCGGCTCAAAAAGGAAAAACCGTTCGGTATTTTCCTCCCATTTCACCGAGCGGTGTTCCCCTCTGAAGGTTATGACCTTCTTTTTTTGGCCGGGCCGTTTCGCGCCCGGCCATTTTTCTTTCCGCCCTGCGTGTTGCCGGTGCGGAGCCGATCCGGCAGAGTTCAACATCCGCCGGCGGTTGCAATCACTGGAAGAGGAGAGGATCTCATGACATCCAACGTCGCCGTGATTGCCGGGGCGGGCTCCGGATTGAGCGCCTCGCTCGCGCGTCTTCTCGCCAGGGAAGGGTTCCATGTCGTCCTGGCCGCCCGAAACATCGAGAAGCTCGATGCCTTGCAAGCGCAAACCGGCGCGCAAGCCGTGGCGACGGATGTCTCGGATCCGGCATCGGTCGAGCATCTGTTCGATATCGCGGACAAGGCTGGCCCGCTTTCCCTCGTGATTTTCAACGCCGGTGGCCGCGCTCGCGGTCCAATAGCCGAACTCGATCCCGAGGCTGTCCGACAGGCTTTGCTGATCGGGGCCTATGGCGGGTTCCTGGTAGCTCAGCAAGCGGCCCGCCGGCTGATCGCTCAAGGGGCGGGGTCGATCCTCTTCACCGGAGCGACAGCAAGTGTGAAGGGGTTCGCCGGCTCCGCCGGCTTTGCGATGCCCAAATTCGGATTGCGCGGGCTGGCGCAATCCATGGCCCGCGAACTGGCGCCCAAGAACATCCACGTTGCGCATTTCATCATCGACGGCGCCATTGCTTCGGCCGCTTCCGGACAGGAGCCCGGGCCGCAGGATCGCCGGCTGTCTCCGGATGCGATCGCAGAGGCCTATCTCGCCATCCACCGCCAGCACCGCAGCGCCTGGACCTGGGAAATGGAACTCAGGCCGTGGGTTGAAAATTTCTGACTGGATCAGCGATCCATGCGACTTTTGCATGGCTCGTCTGCACGGCCCTTGAGGAGAGTCGACATCGGATGAGGATGTCACTATATAGCGGCGGCTTCGCGGGCTCACGCCTTGAAGCGCAACGTCATAGGCGGCTGTAGCGACAGCCAGTGAGATTAAGAAACGGACTGGAAGCCGTAAAAGGTAGAAGCAATTGCTCGGAGCGGGAAGACCCCGCCAACGGTACAGTCCTTCAGAATCAGAAAATGTTCTTCACCCCTCGATTTCCTTCGGCTCTGTGGACCCTGGACGGCTTCGGCTTGCCGACTGGCCGCGACTCGGCTCGAATGGGAACATGCATCCTTCGCGGGATGCCGACGCTTATGATTACCAACCGGCTTTGCCGCCAGGGAACAGCAGTATGAGTGAACACGCGATCGAGTTCTTGCGGGGATGGATCGGCGAAAAGGTCCATTGCCAGTCCCACGCCAGGATCGAGAAGCAGGCCGAGACGTTGGCCCGCGAATGCGCCGCCAAGGCGGCCGAGGTCGGCATACCGCTGGAGGACATCCAGGAGGAAGTCGGCGACATCCAGGAATTGATCGCTTCCCGGCTCGAGGAAGCGGCCGAGGCCGACGAAAACCAGCAGGCCTCAAGCAAAGCCGCGGAATAACTGCGGGTCAAACCTGTTCGAAACGCGCGGGCTTCGGCCCGCGTTTTCGTCTCAGCCATTCCTCTCAGCCAAACTTTTCTTCCAGCCAGGCCTTTGGCAGCGCCGGCACGAAATTGCCGTCGCGCCCGGTCATGTCGTCATTGGCGATAAGAGCGTTGAGGATGGATTCCTCCACCGTCTGAATCACCGCATCGAAGAACGGGTCGATGTCTGTATCGGGGATGAAATCGGCGCTGGCGATGCGGCCGGACAGCCCCAGCGCCGCGGCGGGATTGGCCGTCGAGAAGGCGAGGAAGATATCGCCCGAACTGTGATAGCCGAAGCCGCCCGTCAAGGCGACGCCGAGCGGCACACGGCGCGCCAATCGCTTCATCTGATGCGGCAGGAAAGGCGCGTCGGTCGCGATGACGGCGATGATTGAGCCCTTTTCCGCGCGCGACGTGGCTTCGCGGATCGCCGGTTCGGTGAGTTCGGGCTCGGCGCGCAGGCCGCGAATGGTGAAATTATGCCGCTTGCCGAAATTCGACTGCACGAAGGCGCCGACCGTGTAGGTGCGCCCCTGCCATGCGACGATGCGCGAGGCCGTGCCGGACCCTGCCTTGAAGCCGAAGGTGATCATGCCGGTGCCGCCGCCGACGCTGCCTTCCTCGACCGGTCCGCCGGCGGCGCCGTCAAGGGCTTCGGCGACGTGCTCCGACGTTAGATGGTGGCCGTTGATGTCGTTGAGAAATCCGTCATAAGTCTCCGCCGCCACCGGCAGCCCCCAGGCGCTGTCGATCGCGGCAGGCAGCACCCGGTTCATCCAGCGCAGCGTGCCGTCACGCGAAACACCGCAGGAATGCGTGTTGGTGATGGTGACCGGGAAGTTGAAGGCGCCGGTTTCCTCGATGATGTGCGAGCCGGTCATCTCGCCATTGCCGTTCTGGCTGAAAATGCCGGCGAAGACCGGGGTGGCCAATTCGGCGCGCGGCCTCGGCAGGATTGCGGTCACGCCGGTGCGCACCGGCCCCTTGCCGACGATAAGCGGACCATCGCCCGATATCAGCGTCGCATAGCCTACAGCGACGCCGGGCACGTCGGTGATCGCGTTGAACGGCCCGGGCGTTCCGTCGAAGCCGATGGTGAAGCTTCGCGCACGCGGCTTGCCGGACGGCGTTGCCAGATGGTGCGGATTGTCGATCATGCTCTTAGAACAAGGATCCCTGATTGCCGGGTTCCTTTGCCTTTGCCGCCGGTCTGGCCACGGGCTTTGGCCGCGCCGCGCCACTGGTTGCCACCGCATCCGCCGTGCCATCGGCGAACTCCAGCGACAGCGCCATCCCCGACACCACGTCGGCGGCCTGCTTGATGACCGCGCCGTCGGCATCCTTCACCAGCGCGAAGCCGCGCGCCAGGACGGCCTTGTGCGAAAGCGTCGCCATCAGCCGGTCGGCCTGGACGATGCGGCCGCGCAACCGCTCCAGCCTGAGCAGCATCGCCTGGCCGCCGCGTCTCGTCAAAGCCGTCAGAAGATCCCTCTGCACACGTTGGCGCCGGGCTGTCGGCTCGATCGTGATGCGGCCCTGCAGCAAAGCCAATTGCTGCCTGTGCCGCTGCAGCGATGCCTTGGCGCATTTTGGCAACTGATCCGCGGCACGATTGAGCTCCGCGCGCCGGCTTCTGGCCAGAGTGCGCAGCGCCCCTTGCGCCCGCAAAAGGCTACGGTCGTTGGTGCGCCGCG is a window from the Mesorhizobium australicum WSM2073 genome containing:
- a CDS encoding cysteine hydrolase family protein, translated to MTQALPKRDEAFRTGETALLLVDMQRIWLEPGADPSHPERGPDHYFYRQTCSQTIPNQERLLAAARANGVEVLHTIIQSLTEDGRDRSLDHKLTPIHVAPSLPEGLPVPSLGPVGDEIMLPKTSSGIFNSTNVDYLLKNLGIRYLVVVGVLTDQCVDMTVRDGADRGYLVTCVSDACATITQERHDIALKAFGGYCWVTDTDTVVDRFNALGKKA
- a CDS encoding MurR/RpiR family transcriptional regulator, with product MAIRDVLMRGDLALTPSEEKIVRLLLTDFPTSGLGTASSLARRAGVSDPTVVRLVVKLGYEGFPDFQAKLLAEVEARLHSPLLMMETKRQSGSSDSAVLAYLDSVTTALQKATAATPVQTYERAARLLMEAKGEILLVGGRFSRHIAGMLAGYLVQFRTGVRDLGVLSPQAFDTLADLGRRDVLVVFDYRRYQLDVMAYTRQAAALDVRILLFTDQWLSPISDLAEVTIVSPLEVASPYDTLAPAIAQMEALTAQIVSTLGDDARARIERIEKVRHANAVTLDSDAEGSGMRKTSGPRKIPGPKAAKQDEKA
- a CDS encoding ornithine cyclodeaminase, translated to MIPNLNIVPFVSVDNMMKLVLRIGVERFLVELAGYIEDDFRRWELFDKTPRVASHSAEGVIELMPTSDGEVYGFKYVNGHPKNMREGRQTVTAFGMLADVHNGYPVLLSEMTILTALRTAAMSALAAKHLAPAESRCMALIGNGAQAEFQALAFKALLGVDRLRLYDIDRSATQKCIRNLAGLGFDMTACTSAQEAVEGADIITTVTADKQYATILTDNMVGSGVHINAVGGDCPGKTELHRDILLRSDIFVEYPPQTRIEGEIQQLAPGHRVTELWQVVTGAVEGRRDAGQITLFDSVGFAIEDFSALRYVRDQLRSTGLYQELDMLADPDEPRDLFGMLLRAAQ
- a CDS encoding isopenicillin N synthase family dioxygenase, with product MPRIVPVLDLSRFEQGASERRTFLADLRSASRDIGFFYLAGHGISWAEISEVLTASRRFFALAEANKLAIEMVKSPQFRGYTRAGGELTKGKADWREQLDIGVERQPIAQGPGIPAWTRLQGPNQWPAALPELKPALLAWQAKATAVAIRLLKAFALSLDQAEDAFDPIYREQPNHRMKIVRYPGREATGDDQGVGAHKDGGFLTLLLQDDNKGLQVDYDGSWVDVDPIPGTLVVNIGELLELASNGYLRATVHRVVTPAAGIERISVPFFFSARLDATIPLLSLSEDLAAQARGPASDPDNPLFRDVGTNVLKSRLRSHPDVARRHYVDLLEPESRAG
- a CDS encoding SDR family NAD(P)-dependent oxidoreductase; amino-acid sequence: MTSNVAVIAGAGSGLSASLARLLAREGFHVVLAARNIEKLDALQAQTGAQAVATDVSDPASVEHLFDIADKAGPLSLVIFNAGGRARGPIAELDPEAVRQALLIGAYGGFLVAQQAARRLIAQGAGSILFTGATASVKGFAGSAGFAMPKFGLRGLAQSMARELAPKNIHVAHFIIDGAIASAASGQEPGPQDRRLSPDAIAEAYLAIHRQHRSAWTWEMELRPWVENF
- a CDS encoding DUF768 domain-containing protein; its protein translation is MSEHAIEFLRGWIGEKVHCQSHARIEKQAETLARECAAKAAEVGIPLEDIQEEVGDIQELIASRLEEAAEADENQQASSKAAE
- a CDS encoding P1 family peptidase; the protein is MIDNPHHLATPSGKPRARSFTIGFDGTPGPFNAITDVPGVAVGYATLISGDGPLIVGKGPVRTGVTAILPRPRAELATPVFAGIFSQNGNGEMTGSHIIEETGAFNFPVTITNTHSCGVSRDGTLRWMNRVLPAAIDSAWGLPVAAETYDGFLNDINGHHLTSEHVAEALDGAAGGPVEEGSVGGGTGMITFGFKAGSGTASRIVAWQGRTYTVGAFVQSNFGKRHNFTIRGLRAEPELTEPAIREATSRAEKGSIIAVIATDAPFLPHQMKRLARRVPLGVALTGGFGYHSSGDIFLAFSTANPAAALGLSGRIASADFIPDTDIDPFFDAVIQTVEESILNALIANDDMTGRDGNFVPALPKAWLEEKFG